Below is a genomic region from Dehalococcoides mccartyi.
TTACTTTTATCGCCGCAAAAAGGCTCAAGCCAAGGTAAAGAGCAAGCACTCCAAAATGCCTGCTTGGTTTAACATAAGCCTGGCGGCACTGATTGTACTGGGCATAATATTCGGCGGCTGGGGACTTGCATCCGGGCACTTCCCTCCTTGGGGTATGAGTGTTGATGTCTCCATTTCCCCGGTGGGCGGAGGAAAGGTAAACTTAAGCCCGGACAAATCTTCTTACAGCAGCGGCTCAAACGTAAACTTAAATGCTGTTGCAGCTGCCGGTTACCGGTTTGACCACTGGAGCGGAGATTTGAGCGGCAACAGTCCGTCCGTAAGCCTCAGCCTCAATTCATCTAAAAATATTGTGGCTAACTTTGTAAGGCAGTTTCAGCTTAACATAAGCACATCCCCTCAGGCCGGAGGCAATCTAAGCACAATAAGCGGCAATTTTGATGCAGGAACTATCATAGACATAACAGCTAATCCTATGCAGGGTTACCGTTTTGACCATTGGAGCGGAGACATAAACGGTACCAACCCCACAATCAGCTTCATAATGGACACAAATAAAAATATTGTGGCCAATTTTGTGCCCCTGCTTCTGCTTACCATCAGTATCACCCCGAATGCTGCCGGTATTGTCACTCCCGAAGGGAATTACTTTGATTACGGGGCCAGTATCACCCTGACAGCCCAGGCTGCTCCCGGCTACCAGTTTATAGGCTGGACAGGGGACCTGACCACTAATTTAACTACAATTAACATTACTATGGATAAAAACTATACCTTAACCGCCAACTTTGCACCTGTTATTCAGACAGTATCTCTGGTTATGCCCAACCGTATCGGTGAATCCACCTGGATAAGCTGGAGCAAAGAGCTTTTAAAAGACCAATATATAGTTATCAATTCCAGTCTGGCAGGTGCATTTAATTTATCTGACTCAAGCCACCTCTGGCGGGTAGAGGTATTCCGCCCGGATGGAGAACATATTGAAAACTGGTTTGGCGACTACTGGCTGAACCCGGAACATGTCTTTGCCTTTACCGCCCAGATAAGCGGCACCTATATGCTGAAAGTATCCCATTACAGTTCATTTATAAAAGACTTAAATATGTCGTTCAGTCCCGGAGGCTGGGTAATAACCGGCTATTCCTGGAGCTGAAGCAAAGTTTATCAGTTCATTACTTCAGACCGGTATAGATGGAAAACTATGCCGGTCTTTTCGTTCACATCTATAACCTAAGGAGAGAAGAATGAAAGCCAGTCAGGGAAGTATAGGAAGAGTATTTATAATACGGCTGGAAGACGGTGACAAAGTACCATCCTGCCTGGAAGATTTTGCCCTCACCCAGCATATAAGCCATGCCCAGGTAGTTCTGATTGGCGGTATAGAGGGAGGTCAGGTAGTGGTAGGGCCGCGCCAAAGCCGTGAGTACCCGCCTGAGCCGGTTCTGATACCGCTTGACGGAGCACATGAAGTGGCCGGGGTAGGTATAATAACGCCCGACGAAAGCGGTAACCCCAAGCTGCATATCCATGCCGCTCTTGGGCGAATGGGTAAAACTACTACCGGCTGCCTGAGACCTGGGGTAAGTACCTGGATTGTGGGCGAAGCGGTTATGTATGAAATACTGGGGGCAAAGGCTGCCCGCCGTTTTGATGAAAAAACCCGGTTCAATCTGCTGCAACCCGAATAACCGCTGCCAAAGCCCATACCGGTGTCTTTTCCGTGAAGGATAGATTAACTTGATTTGAACAGCAGGTTATAAAAACATTTGTCTGCCGGTTGTGGCTGGTTGGCAGAAAAGTAGCGGAGACCTGCTGTTCCGCTTGAAAACTTGATAAACACTGAGAATCAAAAGTTATTCACCGCTGGAATCAGGCAGGTTTACCGGGGCTTTATATGAATCTTCTATCCGTTTCATTTCCTGCCCGCAGCAGACCAGCGTACCGCCGCCCACCTTGATAACCCGCACAATATTGCCGCATATATCGCATTTGTAGGTTTCACCCAGCTGTTTTACACCCATTCCCGGAAGCCTCCGTTTCGTTAAGAATACAGCTAGTCTTTTTTAACAGGTTTGATAATTATTTCTTCTTCGTATTCTTCGGGTTCGCGGATAAGTTTGAAACCCAGCAGAAACAGCCCCATGAAAAGTATCCCGCCCACAATAAAGAGCGGCCAGTAAAGTATACCTGCCAGCATGACAAAGAAACACACCAAGAGGACAATAGTATAGGCTACAACATGTGTACGAAAGTATTCCAGCATATCTGTTACCTCCCGTTAAAGGACTGTATGTATATATTATACCAGTCCGCTTAAGAAACATAGCCGGGAAATAAACCATATTTAACCTGCTGTAGGTTAAATATAAGATAACCGAGGAATAAATTGGTACCCCCAAGGGGATTCGAACCCCTGTTGACGGCGTGAAAGGCCGCTGTCCTGGGCCTCTAGACGATGGGGGCACACAGGGTAATCAGTATAGCAAAACTGCAGGTGGCTGGCAAACTGAAGCTATGGCAGGGCTGCCATAGCTTCCAGACCTGCACTTTCATCCAAGCCCAGCATAATATTCATATTCTGTACAGCCTGCCCCGCCGCACCTTTTACCAGATTATCTATGCAGCTTATAACTACCAGCCGTTCATTCAGGGCATCTACCACCGGGTGAATAAAGCACATATTGGTACCGCGGGTATAACGGGTGTGGGGCGGCTCGGCGGTTATCTTCACAAAAGGCTCATCTTTATAAAAACGGTGGTAAATCTCTTTGACTTCTTCGTCTGTAACCGGCCGTTTCAAACGGGCATAGGCACTTGAAAGTATACCCCGGCTCATGGGTATTAGGTGAGGGCAAAAAGTAATCCGCGGGATTACCCCTCCACCAGCGTAAGAAAGTTCCTGAACTATCTCCGGCTGGTGGCGGTGAGAGCCAACAGAATAAGCGCAAACATCTTCGTCTGCTTCACAAAATATATTTTTGGCAGTAGGGGTCCTACCAGAACCGGAAAGCCCGGACTTGGCATCTATAATAGCACTTGGCTCTATCAGATCCATTTTAAAAGCAGGGGTAAGCCCAAGTATGGCAGAGGTGGGGTAACAGCCCGGATTTGCCACCAGACGGGCGCTGGCAATATCCTTACGCTTAAGTTCAGGCAGACCATACACCGCTTCGGGAAGAAGCTCCGGGCAGGGATGCTCAAACCCGTACCATGCCTGATAAAGTGACGGGTCTTTCAGCCGGAAATCAGCGCTGATATCTATTATCCGTATTCCTTTTGCGAGCAAATCCGACACCAAGACCGCCCCTTCCTTGTGGGGCAGAGCCATAAAGACAATATCCACCTGCCCTTCCAGATTTTCGGTAATAGGCAGATTGAGACGGTGAAGGTAAGGAAATGCATCCGAAAGCTTTTTGCCGGCCAAACTCCGCCCGGTTACCGAACAAAGCTCTACCGAAGGGTGACTTGCCAGAATACGGGCAAGCTCCAGCCCTGCATAACCGGTTACATTTATAATACCTGCTTTATATTTCTTCATCTGCTTATCCCTTTAAAAGATGTTAAAAGTATAACATATCCGGCCGAAGCCGAAGCTACTCATTTTTACCCATATTCCGCAGGCTGTTTAAAATGTACTGGATTTCAATGGTAGTCATACCGAAGCGGTGCATGGCATGGCGTGAAAGTTCCAAACCTACCTCAAACTCAGGCTGGACTACCTCGCTGACACCCATTTGTTTGAGTTTTGCAGCCTGAGTGTCACTGGTCACCCTAGCTACTATATCCAGCCGCGCATTTATCTTGCGGGCATTTTTAACCACCTGTTCGGTATCCGCAAAACCAGGCATAGCACAGATGAGCAAACGGGCTTTCTCTAAACGGGCAAACCTGAGTATTTCGGGATTGGCGGCATCTCCGTATATGGCAGGTGCTTTCTGGCGGCGAAGTTCGGCAATGGTTTGGGGGTCTAAATCTATAACCAGAAAGGGGAAATTGCGGCGGTTCATCACCCGGGTCAGAGTCTTGGCAACACCCCCCTGCGAACAGATAACCGCATGGTTGGAAATGTCTAAATCCATAAACTCCGCCTGCCCGGAGGTACGCAGGCTGACCAGTTTGCTTGCCAGCGGCCACTGGCTGACCTTTCTGTAAGCCGCACCGCTGAAACTTAAGGCAAAAGGGGTGATTATCATGGTAATAACGGCACTGCTGATGGTAATGGCATAAATACTGTCAGAAATAACTGATGATGCCAGACCCACCCCGGCCAGTACAAAGCTGAATTCACCTATCTGCATCAGACCGATACCGGTAGTAAATGAGGTCTGGAAAGTATAGCCGAACAGCCATGGCACTACCCCGGCCACCAGACTCTTGATGACCAGCAGGAAGACAACTACCAGCAGAACCAAGCCCATATTCTCCACTGCAAAATTAAGGTTTGCCAGCATACCCAGAGAAACAAAGAACAAAGCCCCGAAAATATCCCTAAGGGGGATTATATCTGCCAGTGCCTGCTTGGCATACATGGATTGCCCAATAAGAAGCCCTGCTATAAATGCACCTACTGCCGGTGAAAGACCCAGCGCAGTTGCCCCCATGGCCGCCCCCAGAGACAGGGTGATAACAGACAGAAGAAAAAGCTCATGGGAATGGGCAGCCACTCTACCCAGCAGACGGGGGAAAACCCAAAATCCCAAAGCAAACATAACCAGAATAAAAGCCGCCGCTTTGGCAAAGGCAACACCTATTGTCAGGCCGACGTCTCCGCCTTCACTCCCCAAAGCCGGTAAAATAATCATCAGGGGAATAAGGCAAATATCCTGCACCAGCAGGATGCCCAGCATCACCCGCCCGTGAGGGGCTTCCGCCTCACCTCTGTCCATAAGTATTTTAAGGACTATCAGGGTAGAGGAAAGCGAGACCATAAACCCGAAGAAGATAGAGGCATTTATATCCCAGCCAAGGCCTCTGCCCAGCAAAAACCCAAACCCGGCGGTAACAATTATCTGGATAAGACCGCCCAGCACCGCCACTTTTCCCACCCGCTTCAGCTCATCCAGCGAAAAATCAAGACCAAGGGTAAAAAGGAGCAGAATAACCCCGACTGTAGCCATGGATTCAATAACGCCCGGAGACTGCACCAAACCGAAACCGTTTGGGCCTATGGCTATACCAGCCCCCAGATAACCCAGAAGAAGCGGCAGTTTGAAACGGCGTGCCAGTAAACCGGCCAGAACGGCCGCTATAAGCACAATAATTAAGTCCAACCCGAAGCTGGAGCCTAATTCTTCCAAAGCCCTCTCCTTATTCGGGGAAAATCAGGGATGCAATATTCTAACACATAGACCCGTACTTTCTACACAAGCTCTTGTAACTGATGTCCCAAGATAACCAAAATATTTTATGAATTGGCATTTGGGGAAATAATGTCTATACTAAGTGTTTGATATGAACTATACCGAAGAAACCAACAGCCTCACTTTTCTGGGTACAGGCGGTGCCAGATTTATGGTCAGCCGTCAGATACTGGCTTCGGGCGGCATCTGGCTGAACCTTGACGGCAAACGGTTCCTGATTGACCCCGGCCCGGGCAGTATTGTGCAGGTATGCCGTTTGGGTTTAAACCCGGAAAACCTGAGCGCTATCCTTTTGTCCCACCGCCATCTGGACCACTCCGGTGATGTAAACGTGATGATAGAGGCCATGACCCAGGGCGGCTTTAACAAAAACGGCCATTTTCTAGCCCCTGAAGATGCCCTGGATAATGAACCGGTTATATACTCGTATCTAAGGCCGTTTTTAAATAACCTGACTGTGCTTGAGGAAGAACACGAATACAATCTGGACGGGATAAAGGTTTTCACTACCCGGCGTCATCAGCACCCGGTGGAAACATACGGATTTATATTTGAATCTTCCAATCACCGCATAGGTTTCGTAAGCGATACCCGCTATTTTGAGGAAATACCCCAAATCTACGCAGGCTGTGACGTTCTGATAATAAATGTTGTTCTTAGGGAATCTATAGAACGTATTTACCATTTGAGCATAGCTGATGCCGCCAGACTGATTACAGGGGCTAAACCCAAAACAGCCATACTTACCCACTTCGGTCTGCAGCTTTTCCGGGCAGACCCGGCCAAGATGGCAGCCAAAGTTGAAACCGAAACCGGTATACCCGTCATAGCCGCTGTAGATGACCTGCTTTTCAAGCTGGAATAATGCCCGTAAACAATTTATTTTTGCCAGAATTCGCCCCAGAGAGGAACGCTTTTGAACTACCCCGAACATATTCTCCATCAGGTTGAAAAACCCGGCCGCTATACCGGCGGGGAATGGAATTCCGTTTGCAAGGAATGGTCTAAAACCCCGCTTAAGGTTGCCCTGAGCTTTCCCGATACCTATGAAATAGGCATGTCCAACCTGGCCATACCCCTGCTTTACGATATTTTAAACCGCAACACCGATATTCTGGCCGAAAGGGTTTTCAGCCCCTGGCTGGATATGGAAAACCTTATCCGTGAGAGAAAACTTCCCTTTGTCAGTCTGGAAAGCGGCCACCCCGTAAAAGAGTTTGATATCTTGGGTTTTTCACTGGGGTATGAGCTTACCTATACCAATATACTGAATATGCTTTCTCTGGCAAGCATACCCATGCTTGCCGCCGAAAGGGGAGGGGATTTTCCGCTGGTGATTGCCGGCGGCAGCTGCAGCCTCAACCCCGAACCTCTGGCAGATTTTATAGATGCTTTTGTAATAGGTGATGCCGAAGAGGCAATACAAGACCTGTGCCAAGCCGTCCTTGATGCCAGAAATTATAACCTTAGTAAAGACCAAATGTTGCGGGAACTGGCCAAAATCCCCGGTATTTACATACCCTGCCTGTATAAGGCCGAATATAACCCTGACGGTACTTTGAAATCCATCACCCCCACCACACCTGAAGCACCTCCCGTAATAAACCGCCGCATTTTGCCCGCTTTGCCGCCGCCAACCGTAAAACCGGTAGTACCGTATATAGAGGTGGTACAGGACAGGGGAGCGGTGGAGATAAGCCGCGGCTGCAGCCGGGGTTGCCGTTTCTGCTCTGCCGGCATTATTTACCGCCCGGTCAGGGTACGCCCGGCGGCAGAGGTTGTAAGTGCCGTTGAAGGCATAATGGATAACTGCGGTTATGATGAAATTTCCTTGCTTTCGCTGAGCTGCTCGGACTACCCGGGTATTGAAAATCTGGTAAAAACCCTGGCGGAAAAATACGCAGACAAACACCTGGCCCTATCACTGCCCAGTTTACGCCTGACCCCAGATTCGGTCGGGCTGGTAAACGTGCTGGCGGGTGGGCGTAAAAGCGGGCTTACCTTTGCACCCGAAGCAGCCAGCGAGCGTCTCCAGCGGGTTATAAATAAACTTACCTCTGAGGAAGAGCTGTGTGATACCGCCTGTACTGCCTTTGAAAGCGGCTGGACCAGCTTCAAGATGTATTTCATGATAGGATTGCCGACTGAAACTGACGAAGATGCCGCCGCTATCTGCCAAATGGCAGGCAGGGTAAATGCCCTATCCCGCGGCGCTCCCGGACGCCGCCCCCAGATACGCCTGAGCCTGGCCTCATACGTACCCAAAGCCCATACCCCATTTCAGTGGGAAGCCCAGCTGGATGAGGAATCCCTCTACCGCAGGGCGGATATAGTAAGGCAGGGGCTGAAACGCTGGGGAATAAAGGTTTCCTGGTCTGATACTAAAATGAGCCTGCTGGAAGCCGTGTTTTCCAGAGGAGACCGCCGTCTGGGCAAAGTGATATATACCGCCTGGCAAAAGGGTGCCAAGTTTGATGCCTGGAGTGAGTGCTTCAATTTTACCCTTTGGCAGGAGGCTTTTGATGAATGCAGTTTAAGCCCCTCGTTCTATGCCCACCGCAAACGCCCGCTTGACGAAACGCTGCCCTGGGGGCATATAAATGCCGGGGTAAGTGCCGAATTCCTGAAAAAGGAATATGCCCGCTCAGTGGAAGGGCAGGATACGCCTGACTGCCGCGAAGGCAAATGCCATGCCTGCGGACTGGAAAAAACGGTAACCGAATGTAACAACCGCCTGCACAGAAAATAAACAGCCAGGTAAAACGCCAATAAAAAAGGGGGCTTTAAAGCCCCCTTTGTGTTTAACAGTAATATTTCAGCTAAAAAGTAGCCACCGCAACCACCCGGTCGCCTTCCTCAAGGCGCATTACCCTGACACCCTGAGTGGCTCTGCCCATGATGGGTATGCCATGAGAGGGATCTTCTTCTTTGACCTGAGTACGGGTAACCATGCCGTCAGCGGAGATAAGCATCATCTGGTCAGTCTCGCTGACTACCTTTGAGGCCACAACCTCACCGGTTTTGTCTACAACCTTGAAGTTTATAACCCCGCTGCCAGCCCGGTGCTGCTGGGGGTATTCCTCTATGGCAGTCAGTTTGCCGGCACCATTTTCGGTTACAGTTATTACCAGCGTACCCTCCTGGGCAACGTCCATACTTACTACTTCGTCCCCTTTAGAAAGGACTATAGCCTTGACACCGCCGGAAGCCCTTAGGCTGGTACGGAGTTCGCTTACCGGGAAACGGATAGACTGCCCCAGACGGGTAGCCAGCAGAATATCTTTTTCCTCAGTAGTTTCAACCGCCGCCACCAATTCATCCGAAGTAGCCAAATCCATGGCTATCAACCCTGAAGAACGGACTGCGGTAAACTCCTGAAGTGAGGTCTTTTTGATTTCACCTTTATTGGTAGCCATCAGCAGGAAATGGTCTGCCGGGAAGCTCTTTAAGTCCAGTATGGCGGTTATCCGTTCGTCCTGTGTAACAGGTATCAGGTTTACGATAGCCGTACCCTTGGCAATGCGGGAGGCATCATCAGGTATATCAAAACAGCGCAGGCTGAATACCTTGCCCCGGTTGGTGAAAAAGAGCAGGGTATCATGGGTATCTGAAACTGAAAGGAAACGGACTGCATCTGCTTCGCGGGTGGGCATACCCATTATGCCGGTACCGCCGCGGTGCTGCAGGCGGAATACATTAGCCGGCACCCGTTTGATAAAGCCCCTTTCACTCAAAGTAACTATAACATCCATATGGGGTACCAGATCTTCCTCACGGAATTCTATAACACCCTGATTGGAAATCTCGGTGGCACGGGACTGGCCATAGCTCCCTCTAAGGTCTTTGGCGTCTTCTTTTACCAGAGCATAAATCTTTTCAGGGTGAGACAGCAAATCTTCCAGATAACCTATGCGTTTCATAAGCTCGGCGTATTCGTCCAGTATCTTCTGGCGTTCCAGATTGGCCAGACGGCGAAGCTGTAAATCCAGAATAGCTTGAGCCTGGATTGCTGAGAAATCAAACTCAGCCATCAGGTTTTTGCGGGCTGTATCACCGTTTTCGGAACTGCGGATAATGGCAATAATACGGTCAATAAAATCCAGCGCCTTTTTAAGACCTTCCAGTATATGGGCGCGGTCTTTGGCGGCTTTAAGTTCAAACTGACTCCGACGGGTGATAATAAGGTGGCGGAAGTCTATAAAGTTTTTAAGCACTTCTTTCAGGCTGAGTACCTGCGGCTGACCGTCTACCAGCGCCAGCATGTTTACAAAGAATGAGGTGCGCATGTTGGTATGTTTGTAGAGGCTGTTTAAAACCTGCTGGGGTTCGGCATCACGTTTAAGTTCAATAACTACCCGCATACCCTGCCGGTCAGATTCATCCCGCAAGTCAGAAATGCCTACCAGCTTTCGGTCCTTGACCAATTCGGCAATCTTGGCTACCAGTTCGGCCTTGTTTACCTGATAGGGAATTTCGGTAACAAATATAGCCTTGCGGTTGTCCACTTCGCCGATATGGGCCTTGGCTTGTATAACAATTTTGCCTTTACCGGTAGCATAGGCACTCTTTATACCGTCAGTGCCCAGTATAGTCCCGCCGGTAGGGAAGTCCGGTCCGGAAACAAACTGCATCAGTTCATCTACGCCGCAATCAGGGTTGTCAATAAGGTAGCAGATGGCCTGGCAGAGTTCCGCCAGATTGTGGGGAGGTATATTGGTTGCCATACCCACCGCAATACCTGAACTGCCGTTCATAAGCAAATTGGGTATACGGGCCGGAAGCACAGTGGGTTCTTCCAGCGAGGAATCGAAGTTGGGCATAAAGTCTACGGTATTTTTATCTATGTCAGTCAGCAGCTGTTCAGCTATCTGAGCCAGGCGGGCTTCGGTGTAACGCATTGCAGCCGCGGGGTCATTATCCACGCTGCCGAAGTTTCCCTGACCATCTACCAGCGGATAGCGATAGGAAAATGGCTGGGCCATACGTACCATAGCGTCGTAAACAGAAGAGTCACCATGGGGATGATATTTACCTAAAACTTCACCCACGATACGGGCACTCTTTTTATACGGGGTATTATGCTTCATGCCCAGGTCATTCATAGCATAGAGAATGCGCCTCTGTACCGGTTTCAGACCATCCCGCACATCCGGCAAGGCACGTGAAACGATTACACTCATAGCATAATCAAGGTACGAACCCTTCATTTCATCTTCTATATTTATCGGCCTGGTGTTACCTGTTACCATATTCTAAACCTCCAGATCACCCTCGTTTTCATCATCAGTATATGTCTGGCTTTCAGCCTCAGCTTCTTCTGCCATCAGTTCAGTTTCATCTACTTCTATCTCGTATCCGCCTTCTTCCTTGTCACTCTCATCAGGCTCGGTGCCGGCAGAGCTCTTGGAAAGCCCTCTGGACGAGAATGAAGGTATACCCATCTGCGAGGGATGCTGGAAGGTTTCCCTGATAATAACCACCAGTTTTTCTTCATTGGAACTGATGACGGTGGCTGAATATTTATTGCCGCCCTTCATCAGTTTTATCAGCCGCTTGGAAGTAGGTATATCAACCATACCCAGCACTTCCCCGCCGCAGTTTTCCACCCACAGATTCGCACCGTCTATCCGCAGACAAAGCTGGTCACCAGCTACGATTCTGGCCAGTACCCCTTTGGGAGCCAGACGGGTCAGGTTTATTACCCCGGCTTTGCCGATTTCTTCAAGAAAATCCTGGGGCTGAACCCGGTGAATGACCGGCCCAGCCGTTGTATTTTCCTTGCTGAGTACTTCCAGCCGGTGCAGATTTTTTTCAGCTATTACATTATAAGGATCTATTTCTCTGGCACGGGTATAGGCAGCAATAGCCTCCGGATAAATAGCCAGCTCCAGATAGGCCCGCCCCAGACGGTTAAATGCTTCCACATCATTCGGGAACTGGTCAATAATTTTTTTATTAACCTCCACCGCCTCTTGCCAGCGTCCTTCCATGGCTAAACTTACAGCCTGTTTACTGCTCTGGCGCTTGAGTCTTAGCTGTTCCTCTTCTTGATATGCCATAGATTCCTCATTTTTAGTTATTTGCTAAACGAGTAGTTATTTTACTGTATGCTAAACCCGTCTACAAGTATGAGAAACCCGTTATCTGGTTATTATACTCCAAATAGCTTAAAAATTCGCTTTTCAGGCGGGCAAATTGACACCATTTCTATGCTATGGTACTGTAATTTATAGGTGTTTTAATAATTTTTATACTGCTGGAAGGAGCTACTAATGCTGGAAAAAGTAGAAGCCGTTCTGGATAAAATCAGACCGGCCCTGGAAGCCGACGGCGGCAATGTTGAACTGGTAGATGTTGTGGACGGAGTAGTAAAAGTAAAACTGGTTGGCGCTTGTGCCGGCTGCCCCATGTCTACAATGACCCTGAAAAACGGCATTGAGCGTATCCTGAAGCGCGAAATACCCGAAGTCAAAGAAGTAGTGGCTGCCTAAAGCAGCCACTCTCTTTTTATACAGATTAAATCTTTCGTTTATATCCTTTGAAACCTCTAGTCTTTTTCCATCTCAAAGGCTTTGTGTATAGCCCTTACCGCATCTTTTACCTTGTCTTCTTCTATAATGCAGGTTATGCGAATTTCCGAAGTGGAAATTAGCAAAATATTTATACCGGCATCTGACAAAGCTTTGAACATGCGGGCGGCATAACCGGGGGCATTTAACATACCCGTACCGATAATACTGACTTTACCTATCTTGGAATCACTCAGCACTTCTCTGGCCTGAATTTCCTTGGCAATAGGACCTATAACCTCCAGCGCCTTGCCCAAATCTGACTTGGTTACTGTAAAGGTGAGGTCTGTTATATGGTCCTGGCTGGAGTTCTGGACTATTGTATCCACGCTGACTCCGGCTTTGGCCAGAGGTGCAAAAAGACCGGCCGCTATGCCCGGCTTGTCAGGCACCCCTAGTATGGTTATCTTGGCAACCTCAAAATCATGGGCTATACCGCTGACCTTGTTTCGTATTTCCATATTTTCCCCTCCATGTATCAGTGTGCCGGGATTTTCATTAAAACTGGAAGCTACCAGAATAGGTATATTGTACACCTGACCTATTTCCACCGCTCGCGGGTGCATTATTTTTGCCCCGTAAGACGAAAGTTCCAGCATTTCTTCATAACTTATTTCCGAAAGACGCCGGGCATCCGGTATCAGGCGGGGGTCAGCGGTATAAACGCCATCCACGTCTGTATAACGTTCGCATCTGCTGGCACCCAGACTAGCCGCCAGAGCAACCGCAGTGGTATCAGAACCGCCACGCCCCAGGGTGGTAATATCCTGGCAGTCCGAAATACCCTGAAAACCGGCCACGATGACAACCCTGCCTTTGTCCAGCTCTTCATGAATACGCTTGGGGTCAATGCCGGTGATTCGGGCTTTTGAATGAGCCGAATCTGTGCGTATACCCGCCTGCTGGCCTGAAAGGCTAATCGCATCCTGCCCCATATTTTTAAGCGCCATAGCCAACAGGGTGCTTGAGACTATTTCACCGGTAGAAAGCAAAACGTCCATTTCCCGCGGTTCGGGACAGTCATTAAGCTTGTGGGCAAGGGCAATCAGGTCATCTGTGGTGTCTCCCATAGCCGAAACCACCGCCACTACATCGCTGCCCTTCTGGCGGGCGGCAATAATCCGCTTGGCTACGTGTTTAATTCTTTCAGCATCACCAACCGAAGTGCCGCCGTATTTATGAACTACAATTGCCATACTAAACCCCAAACAATCTGTTTATATTTTGCCTGTCCGTTTTGTTGACTGCGCAGGCTTAAAAGCCGGATTTTGTCCTATATTATAAACCTTTAGCCTGAAAATAAAAGGCTCAGGCGCGGCTGCCCCACCAAAGAACAAACATGATTATCACCAAAACCACCGCCCCGACTATAATCCAGGTAAAAAGGCTGCGTTCCACGCTCTTGCGGCGGGCATTTCCAGCCAGCCGCCTGCGGGTGCAATCCACACAGGTACAGGCCGGGGGATGCCCGTTGTACATGGCGTTCCGGTATCTGTCATCTTCTCTGGGCAT
It encodes:
- a CDS encoding desulfoferrodoxin FeS4 iron-binding domain-containing protein translates to MGVKQLGETYKCDICGNIVRVIKVGGGTLVCCGQEMKRIEDSYKAPVNLPDSSGE
- a CDS encoding cation:proton antiporter, producing the protein MEELGSSFGLDLIIVLIAAVLAGLLARRFKLPLLLGYLGAGIAIGPNGFGLVQSPGVIESMATVGVILLLFTLGLDFSLDELKRVGKVAVLGGLIQIIVTAGFGFLLGRGLGWDINASIFFGFMVSLSSTLIVLKILMDRGEAEAPHGRVMLGILLVQDICLIPLMIILPALGSEGGDVGLTIGVAFAKAAAFILVMFALGFWVFPRLLGRVAAHSHELFLLSVITLSLGAAMGATALGLSPAVGAFIAGLLIGQSMYAKQALADIIPLRDIFGALFFVSLGMLANLNFAVENMGLVLLVVVFLLVIKSLVAGVVPWLFGYTFQTSFTTGIGLMQIGEFSFVLAGVGLASSVISDSIYAITISSAVITMIITPFALSFSGAAYRKVSQWPLASKLVSLRTSGQAEFMDLDISNHAVICSQGGVAKTLTRVMNRRNFPFLVIDLDPQTIAELRRQKAPAIYGDAANPEILRFARLEKARLLICAMPGFADTEQVVKNARKINARLDIVARVTSDTQAAKLKQMGVSEVVQPEFEVGLELSRHAMHRFGMTTIEIQYILNSLRNMGKNE
- a CDS encoding MBL fold metallo-hydrolase, which produces MNYTEETNSLTFLGTGGARFMVSRQILASGGIWLNLDGKRFLIDPGPGSIVQVCRLGLNPENLSAILLSHRHLDHSGDVNVMIEAMTQGGFNKNGHFLAPEDALDNEPVIYSYLRPFLNNLTVLEEEHEYNLDGIKVFTTRRHQHPVETYGFIFESSNHRIGFVSDTRYFEEIPQIYAGCDVLIINVVLRESIERIYHLSIADAARLITGAKPKTAILTHFGLQLFRADPAKMAAKVETETGIPVIAAVDDLLFKLE
- the argC gene encoding N-acetyl-gamma-glutamyl-phosphate reductase, with product MKKYKAGIINVTGYAGLELARILASHPSVELCSVTGRSLAGKKLSDAFPYLHRLNLPITENLEGQVDIVFMALPHKEGAVLVSDLLAKGIRIIDISADFRLKDPSLYQAWYGFEHPCPELLPEAVYGLPELKRKDIASARLVANPGCYPTSAILGLTPAFKMDLIEPSAIIDAKSGLSGSGRTPTAKNIFCEADEDVCAYSVGSHRHQPEIVQELSYAGGGVIPRITFCPHLIPMSRGILSSAYARLKRPVTDEEVKEIYHRFYKDEPFVKITAEPPHTRYTRGTNMCFIHPVVDALNERLVVISCIDNLVKGAAGQAVQNMNIMLGLDESAGLEAMAALP
- a CDS encoding PPC domain-containing DNA-binding protein, with translation MKASQGSIGRVFIIRLEDGDKVPSCLEDFALTQHISHAQVVLIGGIEGGQVVVGPRQSREYPPEPVLIPLDGAHEVAGVGIITPDESGNPKLHIHAALGRMGKTTTGCLRPGVSTWIVGEAVMYEILGAKAARRFDEKTRFNLLQPE
- a CDS encoding InlB B-repeat-containing protein, with product MAEKELNPEPENSREPLDEDFEPVGKNIESSKGTRDTEDEYKEPPLEPETPAEVSQSEKIPGYYFYRRKKAQAKVKSKHSKMPAWFNISLAALIVLGIIFGGWGLASGHFPPWGMSVDVSISPVGGGKVNLSPDKSSYSSGSNVNLNAVAAAGYRFDHWSGDLSGNSPSVSLSLNSSKNIVANFVRQFQLNISTSPQAGGNLSTISGNFDAGTIIDITANPMQGYRFDHWSGDINGTNPTISFIMDTNKNIVANFVPLLLLTISITPNAAGIVTPEGNYFDYGASITLTAQAAPGYQFIGWTGDLTTNLTTINITMDKNYTLTANFAPVIQTVSLVMPNRIGESTWISWSKELLKDQYIVINSSLAGAFNLSDSSHLWRVEVFRPDGEHIENWFGDYWLNPEHVFAFTAQISGTYMLKVSHYSSFIKDLNMSFSPGGWVITGYSWS